The Daphnia pulex isolate KAP4 chromosome 3, ASM2113471v1 genome includes a region encoding these proteins:
- the LOC124190598 gene encoding cold shock domain-containing protein 3-like isoform X1 — MSSTVCYRCNETGHFARECSQGGGGGGGYGSFGGGFGSGSRGGRGGPRGSGGGGFGRSENAGGFGRGESSCYNCNKPGHIARDCPESGSKTCYNCGKNGHISRECDAPDNRGSGGGGNYGGRNRDCYSCGKSGHISRDCPDGGSGGRGGGGGYGGGDRKCYGCGNVGHISRDCPNNRGGDHDDEANYR, encoded by the exons ATGAGCAGTACAGTATGTTACAGATGTAACGAGACGGGTCACTTTGCCCGTGAATGTAGCCAAGGCGGAGGCGGTGGTGGAGGTTACGGAAGCTTCGGCGGAGGCTTCGGGAGTGGGTCACGCGGAGGACGTGGTGGCCCACGTGGTAGTGGTGGAGGCGGCTTTGGCCGTAGTGAAAATGCAGGCGGCTTCGGCCGTGGTGAGT CATCATGCTACAACTGCAACAAACCGGGTCACATTGCTCGCGATTGTCCCGAATCGGGATCAAAGACGTGCTACAATTGCGGCAAGAACGGTCACATTTCTCGTGAATGTGACGCCCCTGATAACCGCGGAAGCGGTGGCGGTGGCAACTACGGTGGACGAAACCGTGAT TGCTACAGCTGCGGTAAATCTGGACACATTTCTCGTGACTGCCCCGATGGCGGCAGCGGAGGCCgaggtggcggcggcggatATGGAGGTGGAGATCGTAAATGTTACGGATGCGGAAATGTTGGCCACATTTCTCGGGATTGTCCAAACAATCGTGGTGGAGATCACGACGACGAAGCCAACTATCGTTAA
- the LOC124190598 gene encoding cold shock domain-containing protein 3-like isoform X2, whose amino-acid sequence MSSTVCYRCNETGHFARECSQGGGGGGGYGSFGGGFGSGSRGGRGGPRGSGGGGFGRSENAGGFGRASCYNCNKPGHIARDCPESGSKTCYNCGKNGHISRECDAPDNRGSGGGGNYGGRNRDCYSCGKSGHISRDCPDGGSGGRGGGGGYGGGDRKCYGCGNVGHISRDCPNNRGGDHDDEANYR is encoded by the exons ATGAGCAGTACAGTATGTTACAGATGTAACGAGACGGGTCACTTTGCCCGTGAATGTAGCCAAGGCGGAGGCGGTGGTGGAGGTTACGGAAGCTTCGGCGGAGGCTTCGGGAGTGGGTCACGCGGAGGACGTGGTGGCCCACGTGGTAGTGGTGGAGGCGGCTTTGGCCGTAGTGAAAATGCAGGCGGCTTCGGCCGTG CATCATGCTACAACTGCAACAAACCGGGTCACATTGCTCGCGATTGTCCCGAATCGGGATCAAAGACGTGCTACAATTGCGGCAAGAACGGTCACATTTCTCGTGAATGTGACGCCCCTGATAACCGCGGAAGCGGTGGCGGTGGCAACTACGGTGGACGAAACCGTGAT TGCTACAGCTGCGGTAAATCTGGACACATTTCTCGTGACTGCCCCGATGGCGGCAGCGGAGGCCgaggtggcggcggcggatATGGAGGTGGAGATCGTAAATGTTACGGATGCGGAAATGTTGGCCACATTTCTCGGGATTGTCCAAACAATCGTGGTGGAGATCACGACGACGAAGCCAACTATCGTTAA
- the LOC124190600 gene encoding cold shock domain-containing protein 3-like isoform X2, with translation MSSSVCYKCNETGHFARECSQGGGGGGGYGGGGFGGSRGGRGGPRGGSGGGGFGRASCYNCNKSGHIARDCPESGSKSCYNCGKSGHISRECDAPDNRGSGGGGRGGGGGGGYGGQSRDCYSCGKSGHISRDCPDGGSGGRGGGGGYGGGDRKCYGCGNVGHISRDCPNSQRGGGGGDDDEANYR, from the exons ATGAGCAGTTCAGTGTGTTACAAATGTAACGAGACGGGTCACTTTGCCCGTGAATGTAGCCAAGGCGGAGGCGGTGGTGGAGGTTACGGCGGAGGTGGCTTTGGAGGGTCACGTGGCGGACGAGGTGGCCCacgtggtggtagtggtggagGCGGCTTCGGCCGTG CATCATGCTACAATTGCAACAAATCCGGCCACATCGCTCGCGATTGTCCTGAATCAGGATCAAAGTCTTGCTACAACTGCGGCAAGAGTGGACACATCTCCCGTGAATGTGACGCTCCCGACAACCGCGGAAGCGGAGGAGGTggacgtggtggtggtggcggtggtggatACGGTGGACAAAGCCGTGAC tgCTACAGCTGCGGCAAATCTGGACACATTTCTCGTGACTGCCCCGATGGCGGCAGCGGAGGCCgaggtggcggcggcggatATGGAGGTGGAGATCGTAAATGTTACGGATGCGGAAATGTCGGCCACATTTCTCGGGATTGCCCGAATTCCCAacgtggtggcggcggcggtgatgatgatgaggccAACTACCGATAA
- the LOC124190600 gene encoding cold shock domain-containing protein 3-like isoform X1 has product MSSSVCYKCNETGHFARECSQGGGGGGGYGGGGFGGSRGGRGGPRGGSGGGGFGRGESSCYNCNKSGHIARDCPESGSKSCYNCGKSGHISRECDAPDNRGSGGGGRGGGGGGGYGGQSRDCYSCGKSGHISRDCPDGGSGGRGGGGGYGGGDRKCYGCGNVGHISRDCPNSQRGGGGGDDDEANYR; this is encoded by the exons ATGAGCAGTTCAGTGTGTTACAAATGTAACGAGACGGGTCACTTTGCCCGTGAATGTAGCCAAGGCGGAGGCGGTGGTGGAGGTTACGGCGGAGGTGGCTTTGGAGGGTCACGTGGCGGACGAGGTGGCCCacgtggtggtagtggtggagGCGGCTTCGGCCGTGGTGAGT CATCATGCTACAATTGCAACAAATCCGGCCACATCGCTCGCGATTGTCCTGAATCAGGATCAAAGTCTTGCTACAACTGCGGCAAGAGTGGACACATCTCCCGTGAATGTGACGCTCCCGACAACCGCGGAAGCGGAGGAGGTggacgtggtggtggtggcggtggtggatACGGTGGACAAAGCCGTGAC tgCTACAGCTGCGGCAAATCTGGACACATTTCTCGTGACTGCCCCGATGGCGGCAGCGGAGGCCgaggtggcggcggcggatATGGAGGTGGAGATCGTAAATGTTACGGATGCGGAAATGTCGGCCACATTTCTCGGGATTGCCCGAATTCCCAacgtggtggcggcggcggtgatgatgatgaggccAACTACCGATAA